DNA from Corticium candelabrum unplaced genomic scaffold, ooCorCand1.1 SCAFFOLD_81, whole genome shotgun sequence:
AGGCATTCGACTAACAGTTGTGTGGGTACCTGTTTGGTACAGTCTGCCGTCAGGTAATCTTTGTCCTGCTCTGAAGGTACACAAATGTGCCCTTGTGACCTCAGAAATTGACAAACCTCTTCTTTGAGCGCACGCCTATTTACCGTCTCCAAGATGACGTGTTTTGGTCAAACTGAGAGGCTCAAAGTCTCATGCAGCACACAACGATCTGTCACACTTGCGAATTTTGGGATTCGCAAGTATGACCGTCTGGCCACAGAGTTGTTGGAGAATTCCCGATAATTCCTGGTTGACTATGAGATTGAACGCATAGTTATCGCAATCAAGAGTTGATGGATCGCAAAGATCTTTGAACTGGTTAAATCCAAATGGTTTTATAACTACTGTCATCGACGATTCACATCTGATTCTAAGCGAAATCTGACTCGACCGTTTGTCTCGGCCGTACTGTTTGCCGAGAAGCGAGTCTTTATCGCCTAGTAGTAGTCTTGTACTTATATGCATAAACTTCTATGTAACGTCAAACGCCTTAGCATTTGCTTCTATATGCAACAAAGTTTGAATCCAAATGGTTTCATAGTTACTGTCATCGACATTCACATCTGGTTCTAGGCGAAATCCTACTCGACCGTACGTCTCGGTCGTACTCTTTGGCAAGAAGCGAGCCTTTATCGCGTAGGAGTACTCTCGTACTTATATGCATAAATGTCTATGTAACGTCAGACGCTTTCACGTTTGCTCCTTTTTGTAACAGCTTTTGAGTAAGCCATTACGAGTCTTTTTGAAGTATTTTCCGGTGTATTTCGGGTCAAGTTTTATATATTTCTCAGCCCTAACCAAAGCAAAACACCAATTAGCAACGGAAAGCAGTAATACTAATCCTAAACTACTAATACAGCAACTTAatctaacacacacaacaacttACACTCTACCTCCCTTTCTCAGGTTTTTAGATGTATTTTGCAACTGGTCTTTGCTGCAGAAGACCCTTGGGAACTCTTGCCCAAGGTGATTACACTTTGTCCCACATGATTCTTCGCTGGCCACCATTTCTCCTCCACCACTCACATAACTCCATCAATTCTCTCACTCTCCTCATTGAACCATTTCTTGCCTGCACACCTGCAATCGCTCTTTGTTCTTCTTCCTCCTCTTCATATGAAATATCACTAGTCACTGGTGCCACAAGAGTCCTACCTCTTCTGGGCTCTGTACGCCACCAGGCCGTGGGTGATATTGGGTCCGTCTTGTAGCTGGTGTGGGTGGAGTAGCCAAATAAACTTTTTAGGTCTCCCAGAATTTGTTTTTGTGGGTTGTTGAGTCTCTTACCGCCATGGTGTCGTGTAACACCACTTTTCGGAACCTTCTCTGCCAACCTCAGCTTCTGACCCACCTTGTCAAGGTAGGCGTCCACATATAACCTCCTGACGATCAGTGTGGCAGGTTTGATTCGTTCCACAATCTTGTATAGTTCTAGTCTGTGGAACTGGTCGACAGCCCGGGCAAAGGTCTTGGCTAATATCCTCGTTTCAAAACGTTTTCGTCCTGCACTGTGTTTGTTCTCAATGGGGCGAACGAGGATTTCGCCGTAATTGCGGAGTCGCTGGTTGCCTCCCCTCTTTAACATTGGAACTCTTGAAAAGTCGTACTGATGACATGCTCGGAGGAGGTGGAACAGCAAGTTATAGACCTTTACCGATGTCAGGCCCTCGGTGTTGGTGAAATTGATGGTAGTGCTGCCCCCGTGATTGAACCTCGGGGCTGGTCGATCGTCAAGAGGCGTGAATAAGAGGTACCTGTCGAGCTTGAGGTTGGCAGGGAGCAGGTATCTGTTCTCTACAGCAATAACACAAATATATGGAACCTTTTTTGAGAACGATATGTCCCAATAGTTGTGGAGGTAGCCGCTTCTTTCTGCTGTGCATGCTGCAATAGCTCGTTCGA
Protein-coding regions in this window:
- the LOC134198004 gene encoding uncharacterized protein LOC134198004, which encodes MTVVIKPFGFNQFKDLCDPSTLDCDNYAFNLIVNQELSGILQQLCGQTVILANPKIRKRALKEEVCQFLRSQGHICVPSEQDKDYLTADCTKQVPTQLLVECLVQLNVPFRRCTNFGQKEKTDKFVTFERAIAACTAERSGYLHNYWDISFSKKVPYICVIAVENRYLLPANLKLDRYLLFTPLDDRPAPRFNHGGSTTINFTNTEGLTSVKVYNLLFHLLRACHQYDFSRVPMLKRGGNQRLRNYGEILVRPIENKHSAGRKRFETRILAKTFARAVDQFHRLELYKIVERIKPATLIVRRLYVDAYLDKVGQKLRLAEKVPKSGVTRHHGGKRLNNPQKQILGDLKSLFGYSTHTSYKTDPISPTAWWRTEPRRGRTLVAPVTSDISYEEEEEEQRAIAGVQARNGSMRRVRELMELCEWWRRNGGQRRIMWDKV